From the genome of Mixophyes fleayi isolate aMixFle1 chromosome 2, aMixFle1.hap1, whole genome shotgun sequence, one region includes:
- the LOC142139925 gene encoding speedy protein 1-A-like, protein MDRRTPEDNLNPAKRRKLYGHQSQPRTAEHFPRLGQVEKVAFYKLLEHPTIYSFLTMDSCLRMSDKYLLAMVLVYFRRAGLSVREYTCVNFYSALVLANKMEEEEPWYRTIYSYAAQLIPFQMFLKNTEAMWVRMQLQTLVTLEQCEEVMRAEHHWAWQRKRKDHHGGAIRKYARKPCHLCNPPQPFYFPFAYSRVTLYYINIPTFFWNPN, encoded by the exons ATGGACAGGAG GACACCAGAAGACAACCTGAACCCTGCAAAGAGAAGGAAACTATATGGACACCAGAGTCAACCTCGCACTGCTGAGCATTTTCCTAGACTGGGACAAGTGGAGAAAGTGGCTTTTTACAAATTGCTGG AGCACCCTACCATCTACAGCTTTCTGACAATGGATTCGTGCCTGAGGATGTCAGACAAG TACTTACTGGCAATGGTGTTGGTGTACTTCCGGAGAGCCGGCCTATCTGTGAGGGAATACACCTGTGTCAATTTTTACTCCGCACT ggtgcttgcaaataaaatggaAGAAGAAGAACCATGGTACCGCACAATCTATTCCTATGCTGCACAACTTATACCATTCCAGATGTTCCTGAAGAATACCGAAGCCATGTGGGTCAGAATGCAGCTCCAAACACTTGTGACTCTGGAGCAatgtgaagag gTGATGAGAGCTGAACACCACTGGGCTTGGCAAAGGAAACGTAAAGACCATCATGGCGGAGCCATAAGGAAATATGCCAGAAAACCTTGTCACCTCTGTAACCCGCCTCAGCCCTTCTATTTCCCTTTTGCCTACTCTAGAgtaacactttattacattaacaTACCAACATTTTTCTGGAATCCCAACTAA